One window of Burkholderiales bacterium genomic DNA carries:
- a CDS encoding sugar ABC transporter ATP-binding protein, whose protein sequence is GMAMRLAFTISTSVKADIILMDEWLGIGDEAFSEKAQRRLAELVGQAKILVLASHSADIIRANCNKIVRLDHGRIVAES, encoded by the coding sequence CGGCATGGCGATGCGTCTCGCATTTACGATCTCCACCAGCGTCAAGGCTGATATAATTTTAATGGATGAGTGGCTTGGTATCGGTGATGAAGCTTTTTCCGAGAAGGCACAGCGACGATTAGCGGAACTTGTCGGGCAGGCCAAAATTCTGGTTCTCGCTTCACACAGCGCGGATATCATCCGGGCGAACTGTAACAAGATAGTACGCCTTGACCACGGTCGCATAGTCGCCGAAAGCTGA
- a CDS encoding glycosyltransferase — protein MFVARRAALKFSVVIPTHDRLDLLRDAVETVLKQDYSKWELVIFDNASTDDIAGYVNNISDQRIRYQRSNDFLPVTDSWNRAVNLANGDYVTVLGDDDGLTPGYFSKLSRIIVGFGSPDVLYSAIYQFWHPGVAPWERSGFVADVKNGFFFVGRKTPFLLSAKEASKAVRGSIRLRRNFTFNQQAFCIRRDFLQRLRKQGAVFRAPFPDYYFANIAFAKARAIVVIPEPLSIAGVSKASFGYMLFNELEEKGAELLHTKLASDPLYSEVEKFLLPGPLYNTKYVITMEHVSRYLRDYLPCGVAFGKYRRLQIFRVLSANRGRIGRTTPIGGLLWSRLDFFEKLWALALGLIIRVSILLGIYENLVRRALGYLLGPYAYRHPKLIISTGRYTQLMQLFTDLQSGICAPAAPQGRRWLKLRQR, from the coding sequence TTGTTCGTTGCAAGGAGGGCTGCGCTGAAATTCTCTGTTGTCATTCCGACGCATGACCGGCTGGACCTGCTTCGAGACGCGGTCGAAACGGTTCTCAAACAGGACTATTCCAAATGGGAGCTCGTAATTTTCGATAATGCCTCGACGGACGACATCGCCGGATATGTCAACAACATTTCCGATCAGAGAATTCGGTATCAGCGTTCGAATGACTTTCTCCCGGTAACAGATAGCTGGAACCGGGCGGTTAATCTCGCAAATGGGGACTACGTCACGGTTCTCGGAGACGACGATGGCCTTACGCCAGGCTACTTCAGCAAGCTCAGCCGGATCATCGTGGGATTCGGCTCACCCGATGTACTGTATTCGGCGATCTACCAATTCTGGCACCCAGGCGTAGCCCCTTGGGAGCGGAGCGGTTTCGTCGCAGACGTTAAAAACGGTTTTTTCTTTGTTGGGCGCAAGACCCCATTTCTACTTTCCGCCAAAGAAGCCTCAAAAGCTGTTCGCGGATCCATACGTTTGCGCAGGAACTTCACGTTCAATCAGCAGGCGTTCTGTATCCGGCGGGATTTTCTACAGCGTCTGCGCAAACAGGGTGCGGTCTTCCGCGCGCCGTTTCCAGACTATTACTTTGCCAACATAGCTTTCGCCAAGGCGCGTGCTATCGTTGTGATTCCGGAGCCGCTGAGCATAGCCGGGGTTTCCAAGGCGTCTTTTGGATACATGTTATTCAATGAGCTCGAGGAAAAAGGCGCCGAGTTACTGCATACCAAACTGGCGTCGGATCCTCTGTATTCAGAAGTCGAGAAATTCCTGCTGCCAGGGCCTCTCTACAACACGAAGTATGTAATTACCATGGAACACGTGTCCAGGTATTTGCGTGATTATTTGCCTTGCGGAGTCGCATTTGGGAAATACCGCAGGCTGCAGATATTCAGGGTGCTGAGCGCCAACCGCGGCAGGATCGGACGCACGACGCCGATCGGCGGCTTGCTTTGGTCCCGTCTTGATTTTTTCGAGAAACTCTGGGCACTGGCGCTCGGCCTGATCATTCGGGTTAGCATTTTGCTGGGGATATACGAAAATTTAGTTCGCCGCGCTTTGGGGTATTTGTTGGGACCGTATGCGTATCGACATCCCAAACTGATAATCAGCACGGGCCGCTATACGCAGTTGATGCAACTGTTCACAGACCTGCAGTCCGGGATCTGCGCGCCGGCGGCGCCTCAAGGCCGACGCTGGCTCAAGCTGCGGCAGCGTTGA
- a CDS encoding class I SAM-dependent methyltransferase, producing the protein MSAASDSAPQASCPQCRGSGPLLFSVGDLNQRIGEQDFDYYRCRNCGLIFLSPIPGDLGAFYPPSYYAIPRSLEDLKSGTGPELYKLDAIKTYGRGRRLLEIGPSYGRFAFLAKSAGFEVDAFEMDRACCAFLNDVVGIAALHTTDVIESMRKAEPHDIIALWHSVEHLADPWTLLDLVHDKLTPGGILAIATPNPGSLQFWILGKSWAHVDAPRHVELIPPDVLIERLAPSGLERVHFTTSDRGSRDCSALGWQVWRESLSRRSGEGASRKYVDFASLQLARIGRCVEILPGLGAAYTVVFRKT; encoded by the coding sequence ATGTCAGCCGCGTCGGACAGCGCGCCGCAGGCCAGTTGCCCGCAGTGCCGCGGCAGCGGTCCTTTGCTGTTTTCCGTCGGCGATCTGAATCAAAGGATTGGTGAGCAGGATTTCGACTATTATCGGTGCCGAAACTGCGGATTAATTTTCCTCTCGCCAATACCCGGTGATCTCGGCGCTTTTTATCCGCCCTCGTACTACGCGATTCCGCGTTCACTTGAAGACCTCAAGTCCGGGACTGGGCCGGAGCTCTACAAGCTCGACGCCATCAAAACGTATGGCCGCGGACGACGCCTCCTTGAGATCGGGCCTTCCTACGGCCGCTTTGCGTTTTTAGCCAAGTCAGCGGGTTTCGAGGTGGATGCTTTTGAAATGGATCGCGCCTGCTGCGCTTTCCTGAACGATGTCGTAGGCATTGCGGCGCTGCATACGACGGACGTCATCGAGTCGATGCGCAAGGCTGAACCCCATGACATCATTGCACTGTGGCATTCCGTAGAACATTTGGCCGATCCGTGGACCCTCCTTGATTTGGTTCATGACAAACTGACCCCAGGGGGAATTCTCGCGATTGCTACGCCCAACCCCGGCTCACTGCAATTTTGGATCCTTGGAAAATCCTGGGCCCATGTAGATGCGCCGCGCCACGTTGAGTTAATTCCGCCCGATGTATTGATAGAGCGGCTTGCGCCAAGCGGCCTCGAGCGGGTGCATTTTACAACGTCCGATCGCGGCTCCAGGGATTGCAGCGCTCTCGGGTGGCAGGTATGGCGCGAATCGCTGTCGCGACGCTCCGGGGAAGGCGCATCAAGAAAGTACGTCGACTTTGCCAGCCTGCAATTGGCCAGGATCGGACGCTGCGTGGAAATACTTCCCGGCTTGGGCGCTGCTTACACTGTGGTATTTCGGAAAACTTGA
- a CDS encoding glycosyltransferase family 2 protein: MSSAVHQPLVSVCIPAFNAARELSDSLGSALRQTHSNLDILVFDNASSDGTEAVVRSLANSDARVRYLRHESNIGMVRNFSACIEQARGEYVKFICADDALEAVCVEQMVKVISANPEVSLVACARRRVDGNLHPAGIACYSRRFLLIQGTAAIRRCFFQGNLIGEPTAVMFRRADAIRGFHEGYRQLVDLEMWFHLLKRGAFAYLPEPLCRIRQHAKQSTMENLRSGVVLNDKRRLFREFLADLKSGASFKEKLFWDARMAVTVYRTLNAGHAVRLEDIGEVFFPRFFPRLTYPVASSLWRLSSRNS, from the coding sequence GTGAGCAGCGCGGTTCATCAGCCGCTGGTGAGTGTCTGCATTCCCGCGTTCAACGCGGCCCGCGAGCTGTCCGATTCGCTCGGCTCCGCCTTGCGGCAGACGCATTCGAACCTGGACATACTGGTTTTTGACAACGCCTCGTCCGACGGCACCGAAGCGGTGGTGCGCAGCCTCGCCAACAGCGACGCCAGGGTGCGTTATCTGCGCCACGAATCCAACATCGGCATGGTGCGCAACTTCAGCGCTTGCATCGAGCAGGCGCGGGGCGAGTACGTTAAATTCATTTGCGCGGATGACGCGCTCGAGGCAGTCTGCGTGGAGCAGATGGTAAAAGTCATTTCGGCCAATCCCGAGGTTTCGCTGGTCGCTTGTGCAAGGCGGCGGGTTGACGGCAACCTGCATCCGGCGGGGATTGCGTGCTATTCGCGGCGTTTTTTGCTTATCCAGGGGACAGCCGCGATTCGCCGCTGCTTTTTTCAAGGCAACCTCATCGGCGAGCCCACCGCGGTGATGTTCCGCCGCGCCGATGCGATTAGAGGATTCCACGAGGGCTACCGGCAGCTCGTGGACCTGGAAATGTGGTTTCATTTGCTCAAGCGCGGCGCATTCGCGTACTTGCCGGAGCCGCTCTGTAGAATCCGGCAACACGCAAAGCAATCGACTATGGAGAACCTGAGATCGGGCGTGGTACTAAATGACAAGCGTCGGCTTTTTCGTGAATTCCTTGCTGATCTGAAAAGCGGCGCATCGTTTAAGGAGAAACTGTTCTGGGATGCCCGCATGGCGGTGACCGTTTACCGCACCCTGAACGCCGGCCACGCTGTCCGGCTGGAAGATATCGGTGAAGTATTTTTCCCGCGGTTTTTTCCGAGGCTCACTTATCCAGTGGCCTCTAGCCTGTGGCGGCTTTCGAGCCGGAATTCTTGA
- a CDS encoding putative sugar O-methyltransferase translates to MSLSNLLGRGVLRLRNLFKKPESVPASDPMRASDPGRGFEPLLHRPYDALNAIPGRSLGETCNDAAMVARLLRAYEASTESKVAGPSAVWRMIYKTRLQPLHRILVDGDVGAVSALLRRPGDNDLFYGFENLFGDMVKSFKESSAYEMGHAKWCQDYLVRVAEAVGALRIENPERRGSNPTYGTMPTDEILAAIEEAVGCEIRFPNPYPDEFGLKTKRGVASIRAIHAIYQAWRIRELVRHMPHPRVLELGAGLGRTAFYARQLGISDYTIIDLPLTALSQGYFLMRTLGEDQVALQEEHQGGASAKVKILNPAAFLESSESYDLIVNVDSLTEMNRSTAELYWKRIEASARLFLSINHEANEFTVKELIDRSSRIASRHRHPYWVRHGYVEELVSFQR, encoded by the coding sequence ATGTCGCTTTCTAATTTATTGGGCCGCGGCGTTCTTCGGCTGCGCAACCTTTTCAAGAAACCCGAATCGGTCCCAGCAAGCGATCCGATGCGGGCATCCGACCCAGGGCGTGGTTTCGAGCCGTTATTGCACAGACCTTATGACGCACTGAATGCAATTCCAGGCAGGTCGCTGGGAGAAACATGTAACGATGCCGCGATGGTCGCGCGGCTGCTGCGGGCGTATGAGGCATCAACTGAATCAAAAGTAGCGGGGCCAAGCGCCGTATGGAGAATGATTTATAAAACGCGGCTGCAGCCGCTGCACCGGATTCTTGTCGATGGCGATGTTGGCGCCGTATCCGCCCTGTTGCGGCGGCCCGGCGACAATGACTTGTTCTATGGTTTCGAAAATCTATTTGGCGATATGGTCAAAAGCTTCAAGGAGTCTTCCGCATATGAAATGGGTCACGCCAAATGGTGTCAGGATTACCTGGTGCGTGTCGCGGAAGCCGTGGGCGCACTTCGCATTGAAAATCCGGAACGGCGCGGGTCCAATCCAACGTACGGAACCATGCCAACGGACGAAATTCTCGCGGCCATAGAGGAGGCAGTCGGTTGTGAAATCCGGTTTCCCAACCCGTACCCGGATGAGTTTGGTCTCAAGACCAAGCGCGGCGTCGCCAGCATACGCGCCATTCATGCAATCTATCAGGCGTGGCGCATTCGCGAACTCGTGCGGCACATGCCGCATCCGCGCGTACTCGAGCTCGGCGCCGGACTCGGCCGGACCGCGTTCTATGCCAGGCAGCTGGGAATAAGCGATTATACGATCATTGATTTGCCGCTCACTGCGCTCTCACAGGGATATTTCCTGATGCGGACGCTCGGCGAAGATCAAGTTGCGTTGCAGGAAGAGCATCAAGGCGGCGCATCCGCAAAGGTGAAAATCCTGAACCCGGCGGCTTTCCTCGAAAGTTCCGAGAGCTACGACTTGATTGTCAACGTAGATTCGTTGACGGAAATGAATCGATCGACGGCAGAACTGTACTGGAAGCGGATCGAGGCGTCGGCACGGCTGTTCCTGTCGATCAACCATGAAGCCAACGAGTTCACGGTCAAAGAGCTAATCGACCGCAGTTCGCGCATCGCGAGTCGGCACCGGCATCCGTACTGGGTGCGCCACGGCTACGTCGAAGAACTGGTTTCCTTCCAGCGATAG
- a CDS encoding nucleotide sugar dehydrogenase — translation MSLDKLIEKLENRSALIGIVGLGYVGLPLALRFSEVGYRVLGIDIDPKKVGSLNKGESYISYISKQSITAALKNGFTATSQFKKSAQADALIICVPTPLNPYREPDLSFVFGTLNSLLPFLRAGQVLSLESTTYPGTTDEELKARVEAAGFKVGKDIFLVFSPERVDPANPDFEIQAIPKVCGGTTKYCLKAGLALYRQAINKVVPVSSARAAEMTKLLENIHRAVNIGLVNEMKIIADKMDIDIHEVIRAAATKPFGFVPYYPGPGLGGHCIPIDPFYLTWKARQYGVHTRFIELAGEVNSNMPTWVLRKVADALNDHGKAIKGSRVLVLGIAYKKNVEDMRESPAVELMELLQEKGAEIAYSDPHVPVFPKIRKHHFALRSVALTPKSISSYDCVLLATNHDAFDYQAIKKHAKLIVDTRGVYLEPAINIVKA, via the coding sequence ATGTCTCTCGATAAACTCATTGAAAAACTGGAGAACAGATCGGCGCTGATCGGCATCGTCGGCTTGGGCTATGTAGGATTGCCGCTGGCGCTGCGTTTCTCGGAAGTCGGTTACCGCGTGCTGGGCATCGATATCGATCCCAAGAAAGTCGGCAGTCTGAATAAAGGCGAAAGCTACATCAGCTATATTTCCAAGCAATCCATTACTGCCGCCTTGAAAAACGGCTTCACCGCAACCAGCCAATTTAAAAAATCCGCGCAAGCGGATGCGCTGATTATCTGCGTTCCGACGCCGCTCAATCCCTACCGTGAGCCGGATCTCAGCTTCGTTTTTGGCACCCTGAATTCGTTGCTGCCGTTTCTGCGGGCGGGACAAGTCCTGTCCCTGGAAAGCACGACCTATCCGGGAACAACCGACGAAGAACTCAAAGCGCGCGTCGAAGCGGCGGGATTTAAAGTGGGAAAAGATATTTTTCTGGTGTTTTCACCGGAACGCGTGGATCCGGCCAATCCCGATTTCGAAATCCAGGCGATACCCAAAGTTTGCGGCGGCACGACTAAATATTGTCTTAAGGCAGGCCTCGCGCTTTACCGTCAGGCGATCAACAAGGTCGTGCCGGTAAGCTCGGCGCGAGCGGCTGAAATGACCAAGCTGCTGGAAAATATCCACCGGGCGGTCAACATCGGCCTGGTGAATGAAATGAAAATTATCGCGGACAAAATGGACATCGACATTCACGAAGTCATTCGCGCGGCAGCCACCAAGCCTTTCGGTTTCGTTCCCTATTATCCCGGTCCCGGATTGGGCGGGCACTGCATTCCGATCGATCCCTTTTATCTCACCTGGAAAGCGCGCCAATACGGCGTGCATACGCGCTTCATTGAGCTCGCGGGCGAGGTCAACAGCAACATGCCGACCTGGGTGTTAAGGAAAGTCGCCGATGCATTAAACGACCACGGCAAAGCAATCAAAGGCAGCCGGGTTCTGGTTCTCGGCATTGCGTACAAAAAGAACGTGGAAGACATGCGCGAATCCCCGGCAGTCGAGCTGATGGAATTGCTGCAGGAAAAAGGCGCGGAAATCGCCTATTCGGATCCGCACGTGCCGGTGTTCCCCAAAATACGCAAGCACCATTTTGCGCTGCGCAGCGTTGCTCTAACGCCCAAATCCATCTCAAGCTACGACTGCGTGCTGCTCGCCACCAACCACGATGCGTTCGACTATCAAGCCATCAAGAAGCACGCCAAATTAATTGTAGATACCCGCGGCGTCTACCTGGAACCCGCAATCAACATTGTCAAAGCCTGA